The genomic region TGGGAGCCATGACTTCACTGGTGGTGGCCCCAGGACTACCTATTTCTCATCGGGTGATGGATGGCAGACAATGGGTGGTCAGGGAAATTCAAAAACATTCTCCTTCTCGTTTGGTGGCAACCCTGGGGCTGGCGGGGGAAATCCGTTTGGCTTTGATCTTGGTGATGTTTTCTCAAACATGTTTTCTGGTGGATCAATGGGTGGTAACCAGCATGGTGGGTTTGCTGGTTCTGGTAAACCCAGTGCCAGAACTTCCAGTCAGCATAAAAACCCTGTCACTATTCAGGAGGTTACGATGCAAACATTCAACAAAGAAATAGCTGACCAAGGAATAACTTGGCTTCTGCTATTCTATACACAACAAGCAAAAGGTCAATTTGTGCTTGAAAGTGTTCTGGAGGATGTGGCTCGTTCATTGGATGGTGCAGTGAGGGTAAGCTGATTAAATTTATGTAATGCTGGTCCTTCACAGTTAACATAGAGCAAGAAAAGTTTATACAGTGATTCTGTTGATGCAGGCTGGCAAGGTAAATTGTGATATTGAAAAGGCCCTTTGCAAGAAAAACGGGGTTTCAGTAGGTAAATCGGCTCGTCTCTTCATTTATTCGTACAGCACTGCAGAGAAAGGGTCTTTGCATGAGTACTCTGGAGATAGTGATGCTAAGAGCCTGAAGACATTCTGTCAAGAACACCTGCCGAGATTCTCCAGACGGGTCGACATTAACCAATTCAATTTCCCTTCCAATGCCTTCCCAAACCTTCCTGAAGTGCTTTTGCTGTCAACAAAGAAGGACACACCAACGATGTGGCGAGCAGTCAGTGGGATGTTCCACAGTCGTTTGACATTCTATGATGCAGAGGTAAGAATTGTACCTTGTCATCACTGCTTTGTTTGAGAAAATTAGGTCAGCACTGGCGCTGGTCATCCGCTTTTCGTGTGTAGGCTTGGTACATACTGTACTGGCATCGTGCGTTATAGATAGTCTTTTTTTTTAAGCAATGGTTATAGGGATTAATTTACTTCTACATTGACGCATCACAGATATTTCTTGCACCTAAAGAGGCTAGTGATAGCTGTGTTGTATCTTTGATCTTACAGTAACATTTTCTAGATTAGCCATGTCAGCTAACAATTACTTAAATATTAAGGACCAGGAGCATTAATATATTATAAACCTTTTGTTTTCCTTGTTAAGGTTAAGGATGTTTCCCTTCCACTGCTCAAACGCCTTGGCGTGAAGAACGTTCCAGCGCTCGTTGGTCGAACAGTTAACGGTGAGGTGCAACTTCTGAAGGATGGTATTTCAGTGAAAGATCTCCGATCTGGCATCAAAGAATTGAAGACCCTGCTAGAAAGTTttgagaagaagaacaagaagctagCATCGGAACAAGCTAAGAAACATGCCAAGGCAAGTGAACCGAAGGAAAACAAAATCCCTCTCCTCAGCGCCTCCAATTTCGAGGAAACCTGTGGAGAGAAGGCTCCAGTATGCATCATTGGTGTTTTCAAGTCCAACAAAGCCAAGGAAAAGCTGGAGAGCATCCTGTCTGAGGTTTGTTTCCCCCTTAAAGCCAATTTGTCGACATGTGGAAGCATCAAACTGTTTGTTCTTCCTGCCTAGCCACATTATCTAGCTTCTAAGGCATGTCTTGTCGCCTCGTGTTTTCTGCATccagatatctcagaagactctgATCAGGGGGCAGAGCTACAGCTCTGGAAACGCAATCACCTACGCCTTGTTGGACGGCAACAAACAATCTGCGTTCCTGTCCTCGTTCGACAAGTCCGGATACAAGTCGTCCGATAAGCTCCTGCTCGCGTACAAGCCTCGACGGGGGAGGTTCGCTGTGTATAAGGGTGAGGTGTCAATGGAAGAAGCTGAAAGGTTTGTGGTTTCCGTCCTGAATGGAGACGTGCAGTTGTCAGCAACCGGACAGAAGCCAGTTCTTAGGTAGAAGAAGGCTAGGGTTGCAACTCGCAAGCATTGTTTTCTCGAAATGGTTGCAAGTAATTTAGTCTTTAGGGGATGTAGTGTGTGTGATCTGGGAGGGCCTGTACATAGTTGAATCAATCAAGAGAGTAAAATGTAAAACTGTCGACTCAGATTTGTGGACTGGGATACGGGAATACATACTGACATGTTACCTTGCATACATGTACATATTTCTCTGGCTTTTCTTGTTGAGGGAAATTtctctgttttttttttgaaattctctGGCTTTGTTTAGTAGAACATCCTGTGGCCATAAGTACGGACCGCGTGTTCACTACAATACTAGTACTAGAAAGAGGAAAGTATTGTTTTCCCCCCGAAATCCTATCTGATGGATCAATTTCCCCCCAAAGTCTAAAACCGGATCAATCAGCCCCTAAACTCTTCAAAACCGGATCAATTCTCTCCCATGGTGGTTTTGCACCAGATTTAGGTGGTTTTGACTAGTCTCCTTGCTGACTGGACATTGCTGACTTGGCAGATGCAACTTTCCCCAATTTATAATTGCAAGCCGCTCCCTCGCCGCGAAGCACTCTGTCGCCCCCTCGCCGTCCCATCGCCGTCCCCTCGCCGCCCCATCGTCGTCCcctcgccgccccatcgccgtcccctcgccgtcccctcgccgccccctcgccgtcccctcgccgccccctcgccgccccatcgccgtcCCCTCGTCGTCCCCTCACTCGCCACAGTCCATGGCGTCTGCTAGCTCGTCAAGCAGTCATCGGTCGCCGCGGTCCATGGCCTTCTCAGGGCAGTCGCCGGTGCCATATCGGGAGCCACCGATGGCGTACTCGCCTGAGAAGGTGTGCCACTGCAAAGTCAAGGCTCCGAGGTGGATTTCGTGGAGCATTGCCAACCCCGGTCGTCGATACTACAACTGCAGCCAATCTCTGGTAAGCAAAACTGCAGCCACTGCAAAGTCAAGGATCTGTGCCCGCCGTTTCTGTTTGTTGTTTCGTTGAGCAGCAAGTCTTTGCGTGATTCTTTTGACAAAATTGCACAATTTTTTGAATAGGGATATGACTGTGGGTACTTCAAGTGGCATGATGATCCCCTGGATAAGTTTGTCAGTACGCTACTAGGTGACCTGCGAGATGTTGTGAATCGGCTAAAGACAGAGGTTAGGAAGCTCAAGACCGAGAAATCACAGCTGGAGCATGCTCTCATGGATGCCAAGTGCAGCATTGGTGATGCTGATGTTTATGTGCTGGATTTGAAAGCGCAGCATGCTCAACAAATGGATGTTCTTGCCAAGGAATTTCAGAGAAGCAAAAAGATGTACAAATTTGCCATCTTTTTCTGCATTGTGTCTGCTGTTATCATGGCTTTGAAGATGTGATGTAGTATCTTAGTGAACCACCTATGTAAGCTCGAGTGAACAAATGTACTTGAGTTTAAAATTTCAAAAGTCTGAACTTGTGTCTGAAGTTAACTGAACTTTTGGTTGTCTGAATTTTTCTGAAGCGTTGTCTGAAGTTAACTGAACCCACCGCTTTGACAGCCACCCATTTAAGGCCACGCTCGCCCAGACAACACTAGCCCACCCACTCTCATCCACTCGCCGTTCCCCATTCTCATCCACTCCCTTCGCCTCTCGCCCACCCACTCCCATCGCTTCTCGACGCCGgcgatggcgcccaagaagaagactgcAAGAGATGTTCGCCGTGCTCAAGATCGGTGGGAGGAAACTGTGAGCAGGTTCTGCAAGGGGGATTCAGAGAAAAGGGCCGACGTGGAGGAGATCTGCAACAGATTTCCGAGCTTGCAGATGTGCGTGGACCACGCTAGGGGCCTCATCGTTGTGGCAACTGATGATGAGAAGAAGACAATGTTCCCCGACGGCCGTCCCATTCCAGCTATCTCTGTTTTCCTTTGGGCTATGAATGAGGTGGAGAAGTCACCA from Triticum aestivum cultivar Chinese Spring chromosome 4A, IWGSC CS RefSeq v2.1, whole genome shotgun sequence harbors:
- the LOC123085581 gene encoding dnaJ protein ERDJ3A; translated protein: MGIPIRSLLVASLVLSSIALHVAAKTLDPYKVLGVDKNASQRDIKKAFHKLSLKYHPDKNKEKGAQQKFEEINNAHEILSDEEKRKNYDLYGDEKGNPGMGAGNFGSHDFTGGGPRTTYFSSGDGWQTMGGQGNSKTFSFSFGGNPGAGGGNPFGFDLGDVFSNMFSGGSMGGNQHGGFAGSGKPSARTSSQHKNPVTIQEVTMQTFNKEIADQGITWLLLFYTQQAKGQFVLESVLEDVARSLDGAVRAGKVNCDIEKALCKKNGVSVGKSARLFIYSYSTAEKGSLHEYSGDSDAKSLKTFCQEHLPRFSRRVDINQFNFPSNAFPNLPEVLLLSTKKDTPTMWRAVSGMFHSRLTFYDAEVKDVSLPLLKRLGVKNVPALVGRTVNGEVQLLKDGISVKDLRSGIKELKTLLESFEKKNKKLASEQAKKHAKASEPKENKIPLLSASNFEETCGEKAPVCIIGVFKSNKAKEKLESILSEISQKTLIRGQSYSSGNAITYALLDGNKQSAFLSSFDKSGYKSSDKLLLAYKPRRGRFAVYKGEVSMEEAERFVVSVLNGDVQLSATGQKPVLR